In Danaus plexippus chromosome 14, MEX_DaPlex, whole genome shotgun sequence, a single genomic region encodes these proteins:
- the LOC116769568 gene encoding histone-lysine N-trimethyltransferase SMYD5: MAGFEVRMCNSQKGKGLFATKEFLPGDVILEEEPLVSCQFAHNAAYRYLACDHCMRPLETPEQNVRRLSAKQDIILPHSNCFETDLLNITSCNQCGILYCSQECKEISYATYHRSLCYIQSEVMHPISVLVETWKQIHYPPETTNIMLVVRLLAYIQQHDDPALAAENVKQFCHRTINEDAELVHKLLGEKFSDQLNTLREMTANVIRGEYIDEFLNPEGFSSLMALVGTNGQGIGTSPLALWVNSVSQLTMSDDERQQLDVFIDKIYQYVEEESGQFLNTEGSGLYQLQSACNHSCAPNAESSFPYGNHRIQLKAIRNIKPGDEIHISYLDDCTLQRSRHSRQRELSENYLFVCCCERCMSQSNEPDCTSDEEMSDDDLDD, from the exons atGGCAGGGTTCGAGGTTAGAATGTGCAATAGCCAAAAG GGTAAGGGCCTCTTTGCTACAAAGGAGTTTTTGCCGGGAGATGTAATTTTAGAAGAGGAACCATTGGTTTCTTGTCAGTTTGCTCATAATGCGGCATACAGATATTTAGCCTGTGACCATTGTATGAG ACCATTAGAAACACCAGAACAGAATGTGAGGCGCTTGTCAGCCAAACAGGATATCATTTTACCACATTCAAACTGTTTTGAGACTgatcttttaaatatcacgAGCTGCAATCAATGtggtatattatattgttccCAAGAATGCAAGGAGATCTCATATGCAACTTATCACCGGAGCTTGTGTTATATACAAAGTGAAGTTATGCATCCAATTAGTGTGCTCGTGGAGACTTGGAA ACAAATCCATTATCCTCCTGAGACTACCAACATTATGTTGGTTGTTCGTTTATTGGCATATATCCAGCAACACGATGATCCTGCCCTAGCTGCAGAAAATGTCAAACAGTTCTGTCATAGAACAATCAATGAAGATGCTGAGCTGGTACACAAATTGTTAGGAGAAAAGTTCAGTGACCAGTTAAATACATTAAGGGAAATGACAGCTAATGTTATTAGAGGAGAATATATAGATGAG TTCCTAAACCCAGAAGGATTTTCCTCCTTAATGGCTCTTGTAGGTACAAATGGTCAGGGCATTGGCACAAGTCCCCTGGCGCTGTGGGTGAATTCAGTGTCTCAATTGACTATGTCAGATGATGAAAGACAGCAATTAGATGTTTTTAtagacaaaatatatcaatatgttGAAGAAG AATCAGGCCAGTTCCTTAACACAGAAGGTTCGGGTTTATATCAACTTCAAAGTGCTTGCAATCACAGCTGCGCTCCAAATGCTGAATCATCATTCCCATACGGCAACCACAGAATACAGCTCAAGGCTATAAGAAATATCAAGCCCGgtgatgaaatacatataagcTATTTAGATGATTGCACTCTACAAAGGTCTCGACATTCAAGACAGAGA gaATTATCAGAGAATTATCTGTTTGTCTGTTGTTGTGAACGTTGTATGTCACAAAGCAACGAACCTGATTGCACTAGTGATGAAGAAATGAGTGATGATGACTTGGATGACTGA
- the LOC116769845 gene encoding organic cation transporter protein-like produces the protein MTVKGVVEVNSDVFMELNKFGKFQCIQYILICLSIMMVSMTNVNYIFVAQEVDHRCLVPKCEDLNPVVEIPHWWPSDVDERCSQPVLDQEKYHQNDNCSKETFTKELNECHEWVYENNDSVVSVLNLGCQPWKISLIGTIHNAGMLLSMIISGLLTDKLGRKPTLIMTVSCGVVGLVKMFATNFYLYLGIEFLESVLASGLYTVTAVLLIELGGGGRRVLAGVLVGTSIYVGEIIFGLLAMVLRYWKYLIIAVYSPLVMFIFYIFILKESTRWQLIRGKIVEAKETFKLIAKMNKLSLTEKQISDISGDVLCLKLNVVEPKEKESFKDILKSKAILIRLAVMSFTFFSSNFMYIGLTVNSVFLPGNKYINFLISAVASILGDLIALYCFAKYERRICLQFSYVFSAVFIIAHSYTPNDIIWLKLLLFLCGKMAVVICMIGIFIYTIESFPTNTRGILIGLCNTAGRSGTVLAPLTPLLTSYLEAFPSILFTVSAIISALLLSFTPETKNLPMFDTIKQIETYDTTVET, from the exons ATGACCGTAAAAGGAGTCGTTGAAGTTAATAGTGATGTTTTTATGGAGTTGAATAAGTTTGGgaaatttcaatgtattcaatatattttgatatgtcTGTCTATTATGATGGTGTCTATGACTaatgttaattacatttttgtgGCTCAGGAAGTAGATCAcag ATGTTTAGTTCCAAAATGCGAAGATCTGAATCCAGTTGTGGAAATACCTCACTGGTGGCCAAGTGATGTAGACGAAAGATGTTCTCAACCGGTTCTAGATCAAGAGAAGTATCATCAAAATGACAACTGTTCAAAGGAAACCTTCACCAaagaattaaatgaatgtCATGAGTGGGTTTATGAAAATAACGATTCTGTCGTTTCCGTT CTAAATTTGGGATGTCAGCCATGGAAAATAAGTCTTATTGGAACTATACATAATGCCGGAATGTTGTTATCTATGATAATATCAGGGCTTTTAACAGACAA attGGGACGAAAACCCACACTTATCATGACCGTTTCTTGCGGCGTTGTAGGCTTAGTAAAAATGTTCGcaacaaatttttacttataccTGGGAATAGAATTTTTAGAATCAGTTTTAGCTTCTGGATTGTATACTGTTACTGCTGTTTTAT taATCGAACTGGGAGGTGGTGGGAGACGTGTATTGGCAGGAGTGTTAGTAGGCACTTCAATATATGTAGGAGAAATAATCTTCGGATTGTTAGCAATGGTCCTAAGATATtggaaatatttgattatagcTGTTTACTCGCCATtggttatgtttatattttatatttttattttaaaagaaagcaCGAGATGGCAATTGATAAGGGGTAAGATCGTAGAGGCGAAAGAgacgtttaaattaatagcaaaaatgaataaattgtcGCTAACGGAAAAACAAATAAGCGATATTTCTGGAGACGTATTATGCTTGAAACTAAATGTGGTCGAACCAAAAGAGAAAGAGAGTttcaaagatatattaaaatccaaGGCTATACTGATACGTCTGGCTGTTATGTCGTTCACTTTTTTTTCTAGTAACTTTATGTATATCGGTTTAACGGTCAACTCAGTATTTCTTCCtggaaataaatacataaatttcctTATCTCAGCGGTGGCATCGATACTTGGAGATTTAATAGCACTGTATTGTTTTGCAAAGTACGAAAGGAGGATATGTTTGcaattttcatatgtatttagcgcagtttttattatagcaCACAGTTATACTCCTAATG atataaTTTGGTTAAAGttgttactatttttatgtGGAAAAATGGCTGTAGTGATTTGCATGATTGGTATATTCATTTACACAATCGAATCATTCCCGACCAATACTAGAGGCATCCTGATAGGCCTTTGCAACACTGCGGGCAGAAGCGGAACTGTATTGGCACCCTTAACCCCCTTActg actTCATATTTAGAGGCATTTCCATCTATATTGTTCACTGTATCAGCCATCATATCCGCTCTTCTACTTTCATTTACACCGGAAACGAAGAACCTACCCATGTTTGatactataaaacaaattgaaacGTATGATACAACTGTTGAGACATAg
- the LOC116769426 gene encoding structural maintenance of chromosomes protein 3: MHIKQVIIQGFKSYREQIVVEPFDKRHNVVVGRNGSGKSNFFHAIQFVLSDEFSHLRPEQRLALLHEGTGPRVISAFVEIIFDNSDNRIPIEKDEIFLRRVIGSKKDQFFLNKKVVPRSEVLNLLESAGLSNSNPYYIVKQGKINQMAVAPDSHRLKLLREVAGTRVYDERREESVTILKETVGKVEKINDFLQTIEERLKTLEEEKEELKEYQKWDRARRVLEFIIHDTEHRENKRKLEDLEKMRANSGKEQQHYADMVREAQDHVREANRKLKEARKDVAATREEKDILSTEQQQLLREKTKLELAIKDLTDDVDGDNKSKERAEAELERLRQQISEKERELEELKPKYEEMKAREEECTRALALNQQKRQELYAKQGRGTQFTSKQDRDRWIEKELKSLNKQIKDKKDHENKLREDLRRDATKLTELEKRIEEMTKEMERQRVAIDEHNKQYYECKKKKDQEQSTRNELWRKETTLTQNLSSLKEDLSKADQALRSMAGKPILNGRDSVRKVLETFQERGGEWAKIATQYYGPVIENFSCDKTIYTAVEVTAGNRLFHHIVESDTVGTKILKEMNRQSLPGEVTFMPLNRLQVRDMVYPNDNNAIAMVQKLKYDPKYAKAMKYIFGKTLICRNLECATELGKQFHLDCVTLEGDQVSSKGSLTGGYFNQSRSRLEMQKTRSELMEQITSLDEELNTLRQELNKTETSINTIVSEMQRTETKQGKAKDIFDKVKADIRLMKEELASIERFRGPKERSLAQCRSSLEAMQATKEGLESELHQELMEQLSIADQGKVDELNDAIRRLTQENKEAFSQRMNLEATKNKLENLLTNNLIRRKDELVQALQEISVEDRKRRLATSKADLTGAEKRIKQINKDLEDVERKVQAAVKTEKALKLDLDKWRNKEKEAQDKMEEDAKGLEKMASKEVLLQEKIQESLDKIAALGTLPNAPELHSKYQKLSLKQLFKELEKANQHLKKYNHVNKKALDQFISFSEQKEKLYKRKEELDIGGEKIRELIETLEHRKLEAIQFTFKQVSKNFTEVFKKLVPQGRGSLIMRVAPDEGQDIPDRANADPFTGVGIKVSFTGGEGDMREMNQLSGGQKSLVALALIFAIQKCDPAPFYLFDEIDQALDAQHRKAIANMIHELSSSAQFITTTFRPELLEHAHKFYGVKFRNKVSHVECVTRDEARDFVEDSATHA, translated from the exons ATGCATATTAAACag gTGATTATTCAAGGGTTTAAGAGTTATCGTGAACAGATAGTGGTAGAACCCTTTGATAAACGGCACAATGTAGTTGTTGGACGTAATGGTTCcggaaaaagtaattttttccaTG CTATCCAGTTTGTACTTAGCGATGAGTTCTCTCATCTCAGGCCGGAGCAACGTCTGGCGCTACTACATGAAGGCACTGGACCTCGGGTGATATCAGCTTTTGTTGAAATCATTTTTGACAACTCTGATAATCGAATTCCA ATTGAAAAGGATGAGATTTTCCTCCGACGAGTCATTGGTTCTAAGAAAGATCAATTTTTCCTCAATAAGAAAGTTGTACCAAGATCGGAAGTACTAAATCTACTGGAAAGCGCTGGTCTCTCCAACTCTAATCCATATTACATTGTGAAACAAGGAAAG ATTAATCAAATGGCAGTAGCCCCTGATTCGCACAGATTGAAATTGTTAAGAGAAGTAGCTGGTACAAGGGTTTACGATGAGAGGAGAGAGGAATCTGTTACCATATTGAAAGAAACTGTCGGGAAG gttgaaaaaattaacgaTTTCCTCCAAACCATTGAAGAGAGGCTAAAAACGCTTGAAGAGGAGAAAGAGGAATTGAAGGAATATCAGAAATGGGATCGCGCCAGACGTGTCCTTGAGTTTATAATACATGACACAGAACACAGAGAAAACAAACGGAAACTGGaagat ttaGAGAAAATGCGTGCCAACAGTGGCAAAGAACAACAACATTATGCCGACATGGTGAGAGAGGCTCAAGATCATGTGAGAGAAGCAAACAg aaaactaAAAGAAGCCAGAAAAGATGTGGCAGCAACTCGTGAAGAGAAGGACATACTTTCAACTGAACAACAGCAGTTGTTGAGAGAAAAGACGAAGCTCGAGCTCGCCATCAAAGACTTGACAGACGATGTTGACGGAGATAACAAGTCTAAG GAAAGAGCGGAAGCTGAGCTGGAGCGTCTCCGTCAGCAGATTTCGGAGAAAGAACGCGAATTAGAGGAATTGAAGCCCAAGTACGAGGAGATGAAGGCGCGGGAGGAAGAATGTACGCGAGCGCTCGCACTGAACCAACAGAAACGACAAGAGCTATACGCCAAGCAAGGCCGCGGCACACAGTTTACATCCAAACAAGACAGAGATCGATGGATAGAGAAAGAGCTCAA ATCActgaacaaacaaataaaagacaaGAAGGACCACGAGAACAAACTACGCGAGGATCTGAGAAGGGACGCGACAAAGCTGACGGAACTGGAGAAGAGAATCGAAGAAATGACAAAGGAAATGGAAAGACAAAGGGTCGCCATCGACGAACACAACAAGCAGTACTACGAGTGTAAGAAGAAAAAGGATCAGGAACAAAGCACTAGGAA cgAGTTATGGCGTAAGGAGACCACATTAACTCAGAATTTGTCTTCCTTAAAAGAAGATCTATCTAAAGCCGATCAAGCACTTCGCTCCATGGCTGGAAAG CCCATACTAAACGGCAGAGACAGTGTTAGGAAAGTTCTAGAAACTTTCCAAGAACGTGGCGGTGAGTGGGCCAAGATAGCCACACAATACTATGGCcctgttatagaaaactttagcTGCGACAAAACTATATACACAGCTGTTGAG GTTACAGCCGGCAACAGACTGTTCCATCATATAGTGGAGTCGGACACCGTcggtactaaaatattaaaggagATGAATCGTCAAAGCCTCCCCGGCGAGGTGACCTTCATGCCCCTCAATAGACTACAAGTCAGGGACATGGTTTATCCTAATGATAAC AACGCCATAGCCATGGTTCAGAAATTGAAGTATGATCCGAAGTATGCAAAGGCTATGAAGTATATCTTCGGTAAGACGCTTATATGCAGGAACTTGGAGTGTGCCACCGAGCTCGGGAAGCAGTTTCACCTAGACTGTGTCACTCTAGAGGGGGatcag gtATCATCGAAAGGGTCACTCACTGGtggatattttaatcaatccCGGTCCCGTCTGGAGATGCAGAAGACGAGATCGGAATTGATGGAACAAATAACATCGCTGGACGAAGAGTTGAACACCTTGAGACAGGAACTCAATAAAACGGAGACCAGCATTAATACTATCGTATCTGAAATGCAAAGGACTGAAACGAAACAGGGGAAGGCTAA AGATATATTTGACAAAGTCAAAGCTGATATTCGTTTAATGAAGGAGGAGCTTGCGTCCATAGAACGATTCCGCGGACCTAAAGAAAGATCGTTGGCACAGTGTAGATCCAGTCTGGAAGCCATGCAGGCAACCAAGGAAGGGCTCGAGTCAGAATTACACcag GAACTCATGGAGCAGCTATCTATAGCTGATCAAGGTAAGGTCGACGAACTGAACGACGCCATCAGACGTCTGACACAAGAGAACAAAGAGGCCTTCAGTCAGAGAATGAACCTTGAAGCCACCAAGAACAAACTAGAAAACCTGCTCACTAACAACCTTATACG TCGTAAGGACGAGCTAGTACAAGCGCTTCAAGAGATCTCAGTGGAAGATCGCAAACGTCGTTTGGCGACAAGTAAGGCGGATCTCACCGGCGCTGAGAAAAGAATCAAACAGATCAATAAGGACCTCGAAGATGTCGAGAGAAAGGTCCAAGCCGCGGTCAAGACGGAAAAGGCCCTCAAACTGGATCTAGACAAATGGAGGAATAAG gagAAAGAAGCACAAGACAAAATGGAAGAAGATGCCAAGGGTCTGGAAAAGATGGCGTCCAAAGAAGTGTTATTACAAGAGAAAATACAAGAGTCATTGGACAAAATAGCGGCCCTAGGAACCCTGCCTAACGCTCCCGAACTACATTCTAAGTACCAGAAACTATCTTTAAAACAG CTATTCAAAGAACTGGAGAAGGCCAACCAACATCTCAAGAAATACAACCACGTGAATAAGAAAGCTTTGGATCAGTTTATAAGCTTTTCGGAACAGAAAGAAAAACTGTACAAGAGGAAGGAGGAACTCGATATTGG tggCGAAAAGATCCGGGAGCTCATCGAGACGTTGGAACATAGGAAATTAGAAGCGATACAGTTCACGTTCAAGCAAGTCAGCAAGAATTTCACTGAGGTGTTCAAAAAGTTGGTCCCTCAAGGCAGAGGGAGTCTTATAATGAGAGTGGCGCCCGACGAGGGTCAAGATATACCGGAT CGAGCTAACGCGGACCCGTTCACTGGCGTGGGTATCAAAGTATCGTTCACTGGAGGTGAAGGTGACATGAGAGAAATGAACCAATTGTCCGGAGGTCAGAAGTCACTGGTCGCCCTAGCACTCATCTTCGCCATACAGAAATGTGATCCAGCACCTTTCTATTTGTTCGACGAAATTGATCAG GCTCTAGACGCTCAGCATCGTAAGGCGATCGCGAACATGATCCACGAGCTGTCGTCGTCGGCTCAGTTCATAACGACAACTTTCCGTCCGGAGTTGTTGGAACACGCCCACAAGTTCTACGGAGTCAAGTTCCGGAACAAAGTGTCGCACGTGGAGTGCGTCACGCGCGACGAGGCCAGGGATTTCGTAGAGGACAGCGCTACGCACGCGTAG